The segment tctcaaaaaaaaaaaaaaaaaaaaaaaaaaaaagaaccagtatGTGTTTCTATTAGAACAAAGGGATCTTAGAGATGTAGTTTCCTAAATGTACAAATGCTGAGAAGGGCCCAGATACACAAAGAGCCCAGAAAGGGTTAGtggcttgcccagggtcacacagccaggaatgGCAGAATCCAAATGAAAAAACCAGGTCTCCTGATTGGCAGGTCACGTTCATATCAGCACCGAGCTGAAGCGTGAAGCCAACTAGAGTAGAAACTGTTTTCAGAGTCACTTGCTGTAACCAGGGGTAAAGAAAACCAGCGATATGGGCCCATGGCTTGTCCTGTCCAGGATCTGTTCCCAGGCAGTATTCAGTATTCTGCATAACTCTTAAGGAATTGCCATTGGGCAGGTGGGCTTTAGTAATGGATGACATGGCAGGGACGGTGTCTCCTGTCATCTGCCTGGTGGCTGTCCAGGGTGAGAACAGGGGGGTTTGCCATCAGTGGccaagggaatctcctgcctCTGGGGAAGCCATTGGATCATTCACTTTCCCTAGGCGGGTGgctcttgattttttaatatccAGTCTTATTTATGtgtggtattttttatttttatttttttctgtagagatgggatcttgccgtattgcccaggctggtcttgacctcctgggctcaagccatcctcctgcctcagccctgcaaagtgctgggatcacaagtgtgagccaccctgcctggccctttttttttttttttttttccaattctcaaGAGTTTTTAAACTTTCAGTTTAGAAGCGCAGATGAAATGGACAGCACGACGGCCTCAGCTCTGTACTCAGCAGCCCGGCCCCACGGCTCTGTGCTCAGCGGCCAGGCCCCGCGGCTCTGTGCTCGGCGGCCTGGCCCTGGGCTGTGGCCACACAGCATTTCTCTCCAAGCCCCGATTCTTCcagaaaaggagggagaggtgATTAAGTTCATCTTTACGGACTTCctaataaatttttataactcTTTATTCTAAATCTTTACAGTGTCATCTATAGCCTTAGCCCAGCATTGGtaaaatcaactttaaaaattttaatgatgattcaaaatatatgagtttgatctttattataaatgattaaaaagtttaaatttttaaaaattaaatccaatGTGGTGTGAAAAGTTTAAAGTAACATTTAAGTACTGCTCACAGGGCGACCGTCTTTGCGGACCTGCCTAGCTGGTGTTAATGGGTCTTTCTTTTGGGCCCTGGTAACCTTTTGCACTCACCTTAGTTATGGTGCATTACTTGTTTTTGGAGCCGGCCTGTACCTGCATATGTTTATTCAACAAAACAGTTGTTTATACTTTCAGGTGAGCTGGGTGTAGGGTGGTGCCCTGAGAACAGAGAGTTGGGGTACTGGTTCTTCCTTCCAGCTGGGAGCTGCCTCTCACTCTGGCTTGCTGCCGCCCTGCAGAGCGCATCCACAGGGCAGGCAGCAGGGCTGCAGAGCTCACACGCCAGGACCAGGGGCTCCCGTAGGCCTGGCTCTGCTGTGTCTAACTGGAGGAGCCCAGGCCCTCCACTCTTCAAGCCTCGGTCTTTTCACCTGTAGATTGTGGTTAATAGTAATATATTATAGGGCTATTTTAAGGATTAAGGCACTAAAGTGTATAAAATACTTCGCATAGTGCCTGATGCAATATAAATTTCAGCCATTACTTTATTTTTGCTCGTGTGGTTGATGGCATCCTGTTTGAACAGCCCCGAGTTAAAACAGTTCGTGAAGATGTGTACTTGCACTACTCTATGAATCAACCATAAATAAGGATATGTGGGAAAATCTCAAGACTCACCAGGCTTAGCAATGAAGGTTAAAGGCCATTTCTATTGCAGCATACCAGATGAGGAGACATGGGTCCCCCTCTGCCCTGTGGGTGCTTGCTGGCTGGAAGAGGTGAACCTAGAGCAGATGTGTGCATCCAGGAGCTGAGTCCCATTGGAAAGCTGTGCCTTGTGTCTTCACAAGAAGGAAAACAGCTGTATGGGAAGAAAGGCGGGCCCAGGTGGAGGCAGAGCCTGTGGGGAGGCAGTAGACTAGGAGAGAGGGTCTGCTGAGACCTGCAGCCAGGCCGAGGGGCCAGCTTGGGGACCGCGCCACGGCACTGTCCTGAAGATATGCCCAGAAGGCCCCCGGCTGTGCCTGCTGCCCTGGTGCATTTCAGCGGAGCAGATTTGCAAAGTAGTACATTTAAGTGCATCCCTTTTTTCAGTGCTAATGGATTTCCTGATAAGTAGGAAATGTGAAaaatactgaggaaaaaaaattcccTAGCAACACAAATATTACTTCTAATTTTCTATATCACCTTGTGGTCTGTGTTCCTGTGTGATGGTATTATATAATCACATGCCATTTTATAGcctgcttttaaaatgtaatacccTTGTAACATTTTTGGTATTAATAATTGCTCTTAATCATAACTTTTAAAGCTATATAACATTTCATAATACacctttttttgttcatttattctttgGGGCAGATTTCACAAAATCAAATTATTGTTTCAGTTTCAACATTTATGTAGttcttatttacatattataacaAATCTTCTAAAAGGATTGGACAAGTTATAATGTGGACCAATTCTATCATAGAATTCCCTGTATTGGTTGCCATCACTTAGAAAAAGTTggctaatataataaatattaattggtatgatgaaattctcatttttaaatttttaagtcattggttataataaagaataaattttcttcatgtatttgttACTAGTTTTTGTTGTAATGCATTTCTGCCTGTAAGATATAACTATAACTTAACGTGCATCCAAGTGCATGCATCCAGAATATGCTACCGGGGGCATCTTTACACATGCATGCACCGGTTCCCCACACCCACGTACccaccacacacccacaccctcCCATGCACCTCCCACACGCCTGCACCTGcctcacacccacacatacatgcacattcACACCCATGTACATCCACCATACCCATgtacccacagacacacacacccttacATACACACCTGCACCTGCCTCACACTCACACCCCCTCCCTACACAGCTGCACctcccccacacccacacccGCACACATACACGCATAGACCACGTATCCATACtcccacacacacctgcacacatacatgcatagaCTGTGTACCCATGCTCCCACACAGGTGCACACCTGCGTGCACACGCACCCACACCCACGTGCACCCGTGTCACTGCCGTGAAGGACACCCCAGCAGTCCCCTCAGATTCCTGGAGTCTGGGCCAACTCCAGGCCTGCGGTGAATGGTCTCTGTCGTTACCTCAGTTGGTTTTGCCTGAGGTAATCGCACAAGGTGCTCTTTCTCGTGTCTGATTTTTCTCACTCAGCGTTGTCTGTGCGTGTGTTGTTGTTACTTGTCATTACTGTAAGAATTGCATTTGTGAATATACCACAACTGATTTACCTATTCTActgtggagttttttgtttgtttgttttttgttttgttttgttttgtatttgagacagagtctcgctctgtcacccaggctggagtgcagtggcgtgatctcggctcactgcaacctccccctcccagcttcaagtgattctcctgcctcagtcccccaagtagctgagattatagatgcctaccactacgcccggctaatttttatatttttagtagagacggggtttcaccatattggccaagctcgtcttcaactcctgacctcaggtgatttacccgccttggcttcccaaagtgctggaattacagtgtgagccaccgcgcctggcctacccaTTCTGTTGTTGATGGACATCTGAGATGTTTACTGCCTTGGCTATCACAAATACATctgctgtgaaaattcttgcACTTGCCTTTTCTTTGGTGTTTGTAGGGTCTATCCCCAATTGTAGAGATGTGGCGTCATAGGACATATGTATTTCTGCCAACTGTTTTTCTGAATATCACTTACTAATCATTTAATAATTAATAAGATATTATAAAATGTGTAACAGGTCCACAGAGGAAAAAACTGCTCATAGGTAAACTTCCCTTGGGTGTGGAAAGGAAAAAGAGTACAACAGATTTTCACTTACAAAAACAAGTGCTGTGTTCGTTTCTCTGGTTCTTAGATGTGTGATTTGTAATTGGAAGCTGTTCACTGGGAATGTTTCTGAACCTGCTGTGGAAACTTCAGTGGCCCTGAATGGAAAGGGCGGGCGCGCATGCTCCCTGAGCTGCTGCTCTGCGGTGGGCAAACCGGCCATACCTGGCTTCTCCTTGGCCCCAGGACCCGCAGGCAAACCGGCCGTAGCTGGCTTCTCCTTGGCCCCAGGACCCGATGCTGGCGGCCTGCTCTACTCCTGGGAGATGGTGGTTCAGCTCACATGGCTCTGGGCACTGGCCGGGTGTGAACTCCACCCTGAGCAAATCCAGAATGACTCCTTGGGGTCAccttgtattagttcgttctcataCTGCTACTAAGAAATAGCTGATACTGGGTCATTGATAAAGAACAGAGGTTTTATTGGCTCACATTTCTGGAGCTGTTCGGGAAacagcagcatctgcttctggagaggcctcaggaaacttccaatcatggtggaaggtgaagagggagcagCCGCCTCACATGGCAGAGGCAGGAGCAAGGAGGGGGAAGATGCCACTcactgtattttgttgttgttgtggagacggagtctcactctgtcgcccagactggagtgcagtggcgcaatctcggctcactgcaagctccgcctcctgggttcacgccattctcctgcctcagcctcctgagtagctgggaccacaggcgcccgccaccacgcccggctaatttttatatttttagtagaaacagggtttcaccatgttagccaggatggtctcaaactcctgaccacaggtgacccgcccacctcggcctcccaaagtgctacaattacaggcgtgagccaccgcgcccagcccatgccactcacttttaaatgaccaggtcTCAGGAAAATTCACTATCGTGAGGACGGTAGGATGGTGCTAACCCATTCGTGAAGGCCCatcccccatgatccagtcacctcccgcCAGGCCTCACGTCCGACattgggattacaatttgacatgagatttggacgggacacagatccaagccatatcagACCCTGAGAGGAGCAGGTGGAAATAACGAAAGGGCCGTCTGAGGCCTGGGTGATGTGTAGGTGCTACTGGGTATGGTGGAGACAGTTTAAAAATGGCATCTAATGTTAGATTGCAAACGTATTGCAGAGTGCGCCAGGCACAGTCAGTCCCAGACCTAATTAggcaaaaaatgttaaaggtgCAAATAAAGCACAAAGAAGTAAAGGAAAACTACCTATAATTCCACCATCCAGACACCACTCAGGTACCTGGTAGTTCTCGTTTGGACACgcgtacatttttaaaacaaaacaaaaaaaaggatgtaGCATTCGTACAGTTTCTTTTGTGTATTCTCTTCTAAGACATATATTACATTGTTCCATGACACTGAGTAGTCTACAGTACAACGAATGGCGTCATAATACTATATTACCATCAAATACTGCAATTTATTTGAAGTTTCCTATTACTAAACATTTAGGtgacttctaatttttttatttcaataatcaaTGCCATAGTAAACGTACTTGGATATAAATCTTTTGTGCAGACCCATGAATGTTTTCTTAGttcaaatttacttttaaaagaggaattatattttctcattgaCTTGGGTATTGGCAAGAAATTAAATGTGAAATCATTTTAATTCTTCTAAAAATTATCCTGGAAAGCATGGAGATAGTATATTTAACTTTCTTATGTAGTGGCTAGAATGTTATACTATTTAATATCGTAAGATAATAGGCACCAGTGGCTGTTggatttgtttttgaaaagagGATAAAAGTGTGTGAATATACAGCCCTTCCTTACTCTCTCCCACCTTAATTATGTTTGAAGTATAAGTCAAGTTCTGCCCACTATAGACagagtgggccaggcgcggtcaGTCCCAGACCTAGTTAGGCAGTTGTGCCCTgctgcccctgccctccccagcaGCCGTGCAGCAGGCTGGGAGGACCTTGCTGATATGGACAGCCCTGGGCAGCTCTGGCCTTGACACCAACAGTGGCTCTGCCTTAGAGCCACTTGAGGACACAGCGTTTGGTGCCTTATTTCTTTAAGACTGGATATGACCAGAGGGCAGTCGTACGTAGCTTGCAATCTTAAAAATGCTCCACAGGGATTTTCTAACTTGTCTTTGGAGAGGAGTCCAGTAAGAATTAAATATAGAAGCACATACTGTTGGCATAATAGCAATTAATTAAAGATGTATCTGTCATGAAATGTGCATGTGATTGTTCTTTGTAATCATGATGTCTGATGAAGGTACTGAGGAAAGTGTTTGAGGTCCTGATGTGCTCTTTTCCTGTATTTGTAGATCCACATCATAGATTTTGACGATGAAAAcaacattataaataaaaatgtcctcCTCCATCAAGCGGGTGAAATCTGGCACATTAGCGCTAGCCCTGCAGACAGAGGTGTGCTGGCGACCTGCTACAACAGAAGTAAGTGCAGCTTTTCTAAGGTACTTGCTAACTGGAGGTAACTGGAGGTATTGCCTAAGACTGGTTTTGTATTGCTAATGGGTTGACATATGACTGAAAAGATTTAGCCATTAATGAAGATGTTGCATGCACAGAGAAGCTATGATATTGTGAGTAGATGTTTGCAGAAATTATTATAATCTTAAGATTCTAAGAATTGAAGCTGGAATCAGCTGTTCTGGGAACGTTGACCCCTTGGTCAGGGGAGTACAGTGCTGGAGTTTCCGGTGAGGCAGACGCAGGTGTCCTGATGTGGAAACTGTACGTTGTGGGGAGCAGCAGGGATTCATCTCTTTCCTGTAGTGTCTTGGTGACCGTCTTCCAGTCCTCTTTGGTAAGGGCAGTTCCATGCACACACGTGCGTTGACTGGTGATATGCCTCATAGGCTTCTTCCTGCCCGCTGTTGGGCTCTCTAGGCTCTTGGGGCTCTGGGACCTTAGTTTGTGTCAATGCAGATGTCTGAGTTGCTGAACTGAGCCTCCCTCTTCCCCAGTTCTCCTTGTTCGGTCATCGTCAATGACTACTTTCTAAATTCTGGCTCTATGGAGAAATACCTCCTGGGATCTCGTTCTCTACCATGTAGGCCAGAACAAATTCTTTGTGGTTTTTGATATGTAGTTTCTAAAATGTTGCCTTCATTTGTCCCACAGGCtgaatgactttttagatacttTTAATGCATTCTGTCTGATCTTCCCTCTCATACCCTGGCTTCAGAATATTGATGAGTACGGATTGCATGGCTCGTGTATCAGGCCGGTCACCAGGACGTCCCGATCTAAAATTCCGCTTTCACCGGGTTCTGTGTAtgtttcccttcccctcccttcccttttcccttcccttccctgttgccttttcccttcccttttcccttctctttcccttcccccttcccttttcccttcccctttcccttcctttcccttttcccttccgtttccttttcccttccttttcccttttcccttcctttcccttcccttcccttttccttcctttcccttcccttcccttttcccttcctttcccttttcccttcctttcccttttcctttcctttcccttttcccttcctgtcccttttcctttcctttcccttttcccttccttttccctttcccttccttttcccttttcccttcctttcccttttcccttcctttcttttcccttcctttcccttttctcttcctttcccttcccttcttttcccttcccttcctttttcccttcccttcccttttcccttcctttcccctttcccttcctttcccttttcccttcctttctcttcccttcctttcccttcccttcccttttcccttcttttccctttttccttcctttcccttttcccttcctgtcccttttcctttcctttcccttttcccttccttttccctttccctttcccttccttttcccttttcccttcctttccttcccttcccttttcccttcctttcccttttctcttcctttcccttcccttcttttcccttcccttcctttttcccttcccttcccttttcccttcctttcccttttcccttcctttctcttcccttcctttcccttcccttcccttttcccttcctttcccttttcccttcccttcccttttcccttccctttttccttttcccttctctttcccctcccttttcccttctctttttttccccttcccttttcccttcctttcccttttcccttcctttcccttttcccttcctttcccttcccttcccttttcccttcctttcccttttcccttcccttcctttcccttttctcttccttttcctttcccttcccttttcttttccttttcttttccttttcttttcttgacagagtctcactctgtcgctcaggctggagtgcagtggtgcaatctgggctcactgcaacctctgcctcccgggttcaagcaattctcctgcctcagcctcccgagtagctgggattacaagtgcatgtcaccacgcctggctaatttttatatttttagtagagacagggtttcaccatgttggccaggctggtcttgaacctttgacctcaggtgatctgcctgtcttggcatcccaaagtgctaggattacagatgtgagccactgtgcccagcccttcttCCACTTTAACTTCACAGCTGCCCCATGTCCGTTCTCTGAGGGCCCTGCCTTCCACATGGAGGGCAGCATGGCATGTGGCTGAGTGTGGCTATGCACCTCCCTCCCGCCAGTGGGAGGTTGGGGGTCCGAGAGCCTCCTTGTGTTTTGTCTGCTCTCTGTGCCGATTGGTCCAAGCTGACAGTGTCTCAGCAGAAACACATTTCTCAAGAATCTGTGGGTCTTCAGTAGATTTCCTGAGGCTTCACTTCCTCAGACAAGAGCCTAACTGCAGATCATTTAGAGACGATCTCTTCTCTGCCTTGGTTTCCTGCTAAGACGGCCAAAGGACTGCCCCCTTCATCCTTGACCCTTCACCCTCCCCTTCacccttcactctctcttctgCCTGAGGATCTGTGAGGTGCCTCCGTGGCTTCTTGAGAGGCCCTTCCTAGGCCTGCACTCTGACCTCCTGATCTTTCCGAGGCTTTAACCACACGCAGTGTGGCCCATCCTCGGCCTTTCCTTAGGGGCACACCCTCCTGACAGTCggggtattagtccattctcgcactgctatgaagaactacctgggactgggtaattgatgaagaggtttaatggactcacagttctgcggGCTTAAGAAGAAGCATGACTGGGCAGCCTCAGGAAATGCACAATCACTGTAGGGGGTGACGGGGAAGCCAGGGCCTTCTTCAcaagggagcaggagagagagagcaaagtggGAAGAGCCACACACCTTCAAACAACCATatctcactgtcacaagaacagcaaggggtaAATCCACCCTgtgatccagtcatctcccaccaggtttctccccggacatgtggggattacaattcgagatgcgatttgagtggggacacagacccaaaccatatcagttaggCTTTTCATTTCAGCACTTTTTGCCGGCTGGAGACACTGTGCTTGTTGTTTCTCCACCATCGTATAGGTCTTCCCCGTTTGCCCTCTCCTCCACCCTTGCCCTGTCCCCAAACCAGGAAATGCCCTGCATGCAGGACCAGCCTCAGCACAACAGGAGCTGCCTCCATAGCCCTGCAGGGCACGGCCTTTCTGCCCCCTGGATATTCCAGGCAAGCTCTGTTTTTTCTGTGGCTCCTCAAAAGCCTCCCAGCCTCTACCCACTGCCAAAATCCAGAGCTCCTCCCGCATTTCAGGCATTTGTTACTGCGGCCCCTGCTTCCATAGTCATTATACACTGCAGAGGAATTCCCACAAACACAGCGGCTTCCGACAGCACATGCCTCTTCAACAGTATGTACTGGCTGTAGCTTCGTAGGGTGCTGGTCTGGGATCTCCCGGCCCCCAGCAGGCTGTGTCAGGGCTCTCGCCTCATGTGGCTCCTGGGGTTGTAGGATGCAGGCTTGTTTCCTGGCTGTCTGCTGGGACCACCCTCAGCTGCTCCCAGCTGTAAGTGGGCTTTGAGTTAAGCTGccaagtttgtggcaatttgtagaagcaacagaaaactaacacaatTGCCGAGCACTCTTGGTCCTGTTGGTCGTCCACAGGCGTAAGTCGATCGCGTCGTTCAAGTTACCCTGGATCTCGTGATTTCCAGTCGCGGCTTCCAGAGACTGACTCTTTCTGCCAGACTTTGAAGGCAGCATAGATCTTCTGTTAAGTATTTCCCTAATCTCTCAGCCCCTCGAGGAAGAAAGGCGAAATTGTTCCACAACATTCATGTCCAAGTTCCAAGAATTCTATTTTATTCCTGCCATAGCAGAACTGAGATTTACATCCCACAGGGAAGGCTGGTTTCCAGTGTGAAATGCTGCGAGTTCCTGCTCTGATCAGGAAAGAGCAGCACAGCTGCCTGACTCGTGCTTAACCTGGCTCTTCGCCCTTCGAAGCACACACGGCGCTGCGTCTCATCTGAATCAGGTCATCTGCAGCAGCGGTCGCACCCGTGGGGCAAGGCGCCAGGCCCTCTTGCTTCAGCTGCCTCCGGAAAAGCCTGGAGTCACAGACCTAAGCTTGCTGTGCATAACGCAGTGCAGGGAAAACATTCTAGAGGCTTCATGTGTTTTGCAAACATACTTGTGCTCTGTAGTTTTTGCACTTAGCTCGCCTGTAAATCACTAGGCTTCCACATTGCAATGAATCAAATATGAATTAAATCCAGAAGCACCACAAACTTAGATTAGACGGCATTGCTTAAATCGTCACTTCGTTATAACAAATCTCTTTGCAAAGATCAGAGTTACACTTTCTCCTCTTTGTCTTCCAATAGTGTTTTCCCCTATTGTGCTTTTACCCTGCCGGTGCCTGGGCTGGTGGGAGGCTTCTTGTGGCATTTCCTGTGTATGTGCTGTTTATTAGGGGTGCTTAGAGAGAAGCTCCTGTTGTCTGCTGTCCTTGGAGACCCacgtgtgttttttgttgttcctGCTCTTTTGTAgccccttccttctttttgtttccattaGTTTGTGTGCTATTTTGGTGAATGGTGGCATCTTTTAATGAAGAGACCGAGGGCTTCTGAGACACGCCTTTCGGTGCACACCCTGTGTGGGGCAGGGGCAGACAGTGTGGGAAGCAGAACCACAGGTGGAGACGGCGAGCAGATCACAGGGCCAACTGGCGTTGAGTTGTCAGGAGCACCCTCCTCCCAGCAGACAGttgcccttttcttttctttttttttttttttttgagacggagtctcgctctcttgcccaggctggagtgcagtggtgcaatctcggctcactgcaagctccgcctcccgggttcaagccattctcctgcctcagcctcccgagtagctacgactacaggccaccacacctggctaattttttgtatttttagtagagacggggtttcagtgtgttagccaggatggtctcgatctcctgacctcgtgatccgcctgcctcggcctcccaaagtgttgggattacaggtgtgagccaccacgcccggctgacagTTGCCCTTTTCTAAAGCTGCTTTCTGTGTCTTTCTTCACAGATGTCCTGAAATCCTttttcatggaatttttttttttttttttggagatagggtctcgctcttggctcttgtcacccagtctggagtgcagtggcacgatcttggctcactgcaacctccgcctcccaggctcaagcaatcctcccatctcagcctctcgagtagctgggaccacaggtatgcactaccatatctggctgatttttaaaaaaatttctagtaGACacgaggtctcactgttgcccaggctggtcttgaactcctgggctcaaatgatctgcccacttcagcctcccaaagcactgggattacaggtgtgagccactgcacctggccttccatGGATCTTATGGGGAGGAAAGGAGACAGCAGCCATGGAGAAGGGGCCTCTGGGGAGAGTGTCTAGAAACAGAATTCATTTGGAGGGCCTGGCTCTTTTTTAGGATGTTGCTATTGGTTATTTGTCAGAAGCAACAGTGTTTACATTCTATCTGTTTATTGCGTCACACTGAATCTCTGCAAATCAGTGGAAGTCTGCAGTGTGGTAGAACTCTTGTGCACACAAGCACACCTGCTAGAATGAACATCACAAATATGCAGAAGTGGATGAGCTCgtgacttatttttttaaatgcaagcgAGAAACCCTTTCTCTATACCCTTACTGTTCTTAAGAAGGGTGGTCAGGAACGGCAGTGTTGAGTTCCCCGTGCACAGCTGAAGGATCTGGCGCTTATAGGCAAAATCTCCTTGAAGAGTGGTGTTCTCTTCACACTtagaaaatgatagaaaatttGCATGAGGTTAAAGTACCCTAAAAAGTCAAACATTTTCAGATTAAACCCATACATCCATCTCTCCTAGCTTAAATCTCTATTCATGCAAGGAACAAGTGACAGATTACCATCAATTACTGATAGGGATTTATAACTGATGATGATATATTTTCAGTTATTACCTGTGATGATTGTGAAAAAGACATCCCTGGAGTTGGTGGAAGGGGGAGTTGTAGCCCAATAAACTCATGGAATGTTTTCTACATAGATgatgaagatttaaaaaacaactttaactCTCCTTTctgataattttataagaaaaatgcaTCTCCATGAAAGCAAAATGAAGGACTGTGCCCAGGGTAGAAGCTGTCTCGACAGGACTGTACATACTTGGAACAGGAGAGATCTCAACAGTAACTGGCCTGTGGGCATAGACTGCGGGTTGGACACGGCTGTGGGGATGGTGGCAGGTGGCAGGCTGGCCTCTGAGGAGGACGCAGACCTCCACACACAGCAAATAACAGCACAACCTTCAGGTCTCAATTGGACCTGGAGCCCCGAGAGGCTGTGGTGTTGCCACCTGGAAGAAGCCTGGTCATGCAGGGAATTAGCATGAGTGACATATTTCTTTTGGGGTTTCTCCCTTCG is part of the Symphalangus syndactylus isolate Jambi chromosome 18, NHGRI_mSymSyn1-v2.1_pri, whole genome shotgun sequence genome and harbors:
- the LOC134733482 gene encoding BCL-6 corepressor-like protein 1, encoding MSTDCMARVSGRSPGRPDLKFRFHRVLCMFPFPSLPFSLPFPVAFSLPFSLLFPFPLPFSLPLSLPFPFPFRFLFPSFSLFPSFPFPSLFLPFPSLPFSLPFPFPFLSLFLSFPFSLPVPFPFLSLFPSFSLSLPFPFSLPFPFPFLSFPFLSLFSSFPFPSFPFPSFFPSLPFSLPFPFPFLSLFPSFLFPSFPFPSLFPSFPFFLPFPFPFLSLFLSFPFSLPFPFPFPFLFPFPFLSFPSLFPSFPFSLPFPSLLFPSLPFSLPFPFPFLSLFPSFLFPSFPFPSLFPSFPFSLPFPFPFPFSFSLLFPLPFPFSFFPLPFSLPFPFPFLSLFPSFPFPSLFPSFPFSLPFLSLFSSFSFPFPFLFLFFSFSFLDRVSLCRSGWSAVVQSGLTATSASRVQAILLPQPPE